A portion of the Mytilus galloprovincialis chromosome 12, xbMytGall1.hap1.1, whole genome shotgun sequence genome contains these proteins:
- the LOC143055253 gene encoding uncharacterized protein LOC143055253: MYHDGIVGNMWLLLRNMYRNVTVKVKWNNSISDKFTQEIGVRQGAKLSTVLSKRYNNNILEALERSNMGAHIGNINVVAPTCADDIAILASKEHEVQALLDIVNDMINKDFVSINPTKSAIVPLTKVQQQLNVYLGDQKIDEKNEVKHLGLIRTIKNKVNIEDRLKVARRIIYAILGPGLSARKGMTPIVSARLWQTYALPRSLYGIEVLNYTKADITKLERLQLQICRQIQGLAKRVASAGFYCLHGIEPIQSTVDRLLLTFFGGIIQDNTSIKYRIIERQLNCNVKTKCKYVH, from the coding sequence ATGTACCATGATGGAATTGTGGGAAATATGTGGTTATTACTAAGAAATATGTACAGGAATGTAACTGTTAAAGTCAAGTGGAATAATAGCATTTCAGATAAATTTACGCAAGAAATAGGTGTAAGACAAGGTGCAAAGTTATCGACTGTTCTATCCAAACGCTATAACAACAACATCTTAGAAGCATTAGAAAGATCTAACATGGGTGCACATATAGGAAACATTAACGTTGTCGCTCCAACATGTGCGGATGATATTGCCATACTTGCCAGCAAGGAGCATGAGGTTCAGGCTCTACTAGATATAGTCAATGATATGATAAACAAAGACTTTGTGTCAATCAATCCTACAAAATCGGCAATTGTGCCGTTAACAAAAGTACAACAACAGCTGAATGTTTATTTAGGAGACCAAAAAATAGACGAAAAGAATGAGGTTAAACATCTGGGTCTTATTAGAACTATTAAGAACAAAGTGAATATAGAAGACCGGTTAAAAGTTGCACGACGTATCATATATGCTATACTTGGTCCTGGACTGAGTGCCAGAAAAGGAATGACACCAATTGTCTCGGCAAGACTCTGGCAAACTTACGCCTTGCCAAGGAGCCTGTATGGTATTGAGGTCTTAAACTATACAAAGGCTGACATCACAAAATTGGAGAGACTACAACTACAAATATGCAGACAGATACAAGGACTGGCAAAAAGAGTTGCTAGTGCTGGCTTCTATTGTCTACATGGTATAGAACCAATACAGTCAACTGTGGACCGACTGCTACTCACTTTCTTTGGAGGCATAATTCAAGACAATACCAGCATAAAATACAGAATTATAGAAAGGCAACTTAATTGTAATGtcaaaacaaaatgcaaatacgTTCATTAG
- the LOC143054293 gene encoding uncharacterized protein LOC143054293 isoform X2: protein MIEELDKWRKNGTSFLQGYTISLELVNEIRQKQQVLVEYAKVISKTADIEFAKVHGALIDIGETLRQYDNRISTLENTVATQGKTLQEYGSANDADIPEIERWKQKSKDFIKTDIFTDILGIIKDNHGVLLTGVSGMGKTLTAQNIALQLCQLEGYSIVPCNTVKDIKTRYRDNVRQVFFVDDICGKYTANIKYIENWMRIKEFVNCILCKGLTKILATCRTEIVEQENVKETLTSFLELFDLTRNYSAEDKMKLARKYLKVDDEMFTDIIKKVEFSPLMCFLYSKHDGFNLNELLNSPLKTFSDEWDTLKTFDKEKLCVLLLSVIYNGTIKETMFDVLNDFDKEEKRKLKNIFECCNLGRDTPRSAIKDKLNACVGTYFTTVDREYKVIHDKMFDFLCDYFGKALIAPILKYADDKLICDRVQLESIKQTHGEFTIIVHSTDEQKYLDRLKMDLKNRKLHWCLNNAQMKYKEYRIMFRDIIKDLDIDLIRNLINIKDDNGINCFIISCLRGYDELVEFFITVGADVDGQIGFFTPLTAACQAGHLKTVEILLKGRSNIDGANTEGETPLYTACVGGYYSLVNFLIEKEADINKQNKYRRTPLYATCLMGHVAIVSLLVNKGKNVFHNKDSLIAASLGVNDTIVEKLISNDCCVNTVDMNGKTALFIACEEGYTEIVKLLIENNADIYKVDSEGKTPLHAACCVGNNDIVSMLMSKDLDLNMFDLDLETPLHKACRKGSIDVISNLLAFGADIYKTNRDVHTPAHIAKTEGSIVDVRILKALEEKEIEQTEEQNLTPKNKNKVTSDLIQYGWTPLYEACINGDIDTVKLLIRNRADVNMKTDSDEMPLVAACQQGHGFLIQMLIDKGADVDDALCCAAHKGYDRTIKILLHKGGNIGYKGVNGKSLLSLAWEQGSTKAVKFLLEKGADFREIDVKGKTLMHDACNTGSVDLVQILLDKGLDLIICDKNGRYPLADSVKKGFNDLSKFLIKQRCPIATSEEDIETAMMSVFKSGNKELLKLLVENGYTANLSHLMKMFYTMHAS, encoded by the exons ATGATTGAGGAATTAGACAAATGGAGAAAAAATG GAACAAGTTTCTTGCAAGGTTATACCATTAGCTTAGAACTAGTCAATGAAATTAGACAGAAACAACAGGTACTTGTGGAATATGCTAAAGTTATATCAAAGACTGCTGATATAGAATTTGCAAAAGTACACGGAGCGCTGATAGATATAGGGGAAACTCTCAGACAGTATGACAACAGAATATCAACTCTTGAGAAT acAGTTGCTACACAAGGGAAGACATTACAGGAATATGGATCAGCAAATG ATGCTGATATTCCTGAAATTGAACGGTGGAAGCAGAAAAGTAAAGATTTTATCAAAACAGATATATTCACAGATATATTAGGAATCATAAAAGACAACCATGGCGTACTTTTGACAGGAGTATCTGGAATGGGAAAGACCCTGACAGCACAGAATATAGCATTGCAGTTATGTCAGTTAGAGGGGTATTCGATAGTTCCCTGCAATACTGTGAAGGATATCAAAACGCGATATAGAGATAATGTTCGTCAGGTGTTTTTTGTTGATGACATATGTGGAAAATATACAGCAAACATCAAGTATATTGAAAACTGGATGAGAATCAAAGAATTTGTAAACTGTATTTTATGTAAGGGTCTGACAAAAATTTTAGCCACTTGTCGTACTGAAATTGTCGAACAGGAAAACGTAAAAGAAACATTAACATCTTTTCTGGAACTGTTCGATTTGACAAGGAACTATTCAGCTGAAGATAAAATGAAACTAGCTAGAAAATATCTGAAAGTGGATGACGAAATGTTTACAGATATTATAAAAAAGGTTGAGTTCTCGCCGTTAATGTGCTTTCTCTACTCTAAGCATGACGGATTCAATCTTAATGAATTGCTAAACAGTCCTTTGAAAACGTTTTCTGATGAATGGGATACTTTGAAAACGTTTGACAAAGAGAAATTATGTGTCTTATTACTAAGTGTAATATACAATGGCACAATCAAAGAAACTATGTTTGATGTTCTAAACGATTTTGACAAAGAGGAAAAAAGgaaactaaaaaatatttttgaatgttgCAATTTAGGTCGAGACACCCCTCGGTCCGCAATTAAAGACAAACTAAACGCTTGTGTTGGCACTTACTTTACTACAGTAGATAGAGAATACAAAGTTATACACgataaaatgtttgattttttatgtGATTATTTTGGTAAAGCTTTAATCGCACCTATTCTTAAATatgcagatgacaaattaatatGTGACCGTGTACAACTAGAGTCAATAAAACAGACCCATGGTGAGTTTACAATAATCGTTCATTCGACTGATGAGCAGAAATACTTAGATAGGCTTAAAATGGAccttaaaaatagaaaattacatTGGTGTTTGAACAAtgcgcaaatgaaatataaagaatacaggATTATGTTTCGAGATATCATTAAAGATTTAGATATAGACTTGATTAGGAATTTGATCAACATCAAGGACGACAATGGGATTAATTGCTTCATTATTTCATGTTTACGTGGTTATGATGAGCTTGTTGAATTTTTTATTACTGTTGGAGCTGATGTTGACGGTCAGATTGGATTTTTCACACCATTAACAGCTGCGTGTCAGGCTGGACACTTGAAGACTGTTGAAATTCTACTAAAAGGAAGATCAAACATAGACGGTGCTAATACTGAAGGTGAAACACCACTGTATACTGCTTGTGTTGGAGGCTATTACAGTTTGGTTAACTTTCTCATAGAAAAAGAAGCCgacattaacaaacaaaataaataccgTCGCACACCTTTGTACGCTACGTGTTTAATGGGTCATGTAGCCATAGTTAGCCTTTTGGTTAATAAAGGGAAAAACGTTTTCCATAATAAAGATTCACTTATAGCTGCCTCCTTAGGTGTTAACGACACAATAGTTgaaaaacttatttcaaatgaCTGCTGTGTAAATACTGTCGATATGAATGGCAAAACTGCTTTATTTATTGCATGCGAGGAAGGCTATACTGAAATAGTGAAGTTGCTTATTGAGAATAATGCTGACATTTATAAAGTCGACAGTGAGGGTAAGACGCCACTACATGCCGCATGTTGCGTTGGAAACAATGATATAGTCAGCATGCTGATGAGTAAAGATTTAGATTTGAACATGTTTGATTTAGATTTAGAAACTCCTTTACATAAAGCATGTAGGAAAGGCTCTATAGACGTAATATCAAACCTGTTGGCTTTTGGAGCAGATATTTACAAGACAAATAGAGACGTACATACTCCTGCACATATAGCAAAAACAGAGGGTAGCATTGTGGATGTACGCATTTTAAAAGCTTTAGAggaaaaagaaatagaacaaACTGAAGAGCAAAATTTAAccccaaaaaacaaaaataaagtaacAAGCGATTTGATACAGTATGGGTGGACTCCTTTATATGAAGCATGTATTAATGGCGACATAGACACTGTCAAATTACTCATCAGAAACAGGGCAGATGTGAACATGAAAACAGACTCTGATGAAATGCCTTTGGTTGCTGCTTGTCAACAAGGCCATGGCTTCTTAATACAAATGTTAATTGACAAAGGAGCTGACGTGGATGATGCCTTGTGTTGTGCTGCTCATAAAGGCTATGATAGAACGATTAAAATTCTGTTACATAAAGGTGGAAATATTGGCTATAAAGGAGTTAATGGGAAATCGCTTTTGTCATTGGCCTGGGAACAAGGTTCTACTAAGGCAGTCAAatttcttttagaaaaaggtGCGGATTTTAGAGAAATAGATGTGAAGGGGAAAACTTTGATGCATGATGCATGCAATACAGGTAGCGTTGATTTAGTGCAGATTCTATTAGACAAGGGCTTAGATCTTATCATTTGTGATAAAAACGGAAGATATCCTCTTGCGGATTCAGTGAAGAAGGGTTTTAatgatttatcaaaatttttaattaaacaacGTTGCCCTATAGCAACATCAGAAGAAGATATAGAAACAGCTATGATGTCGGTTTTTAAGAGTGGAAATAAAGAGCTGTTAAAGTTGCTTGTAGAGAACGGTTATACTGCAAACTTATCACAtttaatgaaaatgttttatACCATGCATGCAAGTTAG
- the LOC143054293 gene encoding uncharacterized protein LOC143054293 isoform X1 yields the protein MATQAPTPIQSSVSADLERELREIQTSSHTGQQLNLDDNKKRWLVVGICLHDILSPSLRIYVDPVVKTLYNALKRSDQIDIQTQTKYLRKYGATNIYLNYEAINNNKATHGFRSLLYDYKVQNAVDLSKLFLQTHMSHYTAFDEACDSSALLGMINKIDKFPLIVQTAANDVRSTVRNEWAHCNFTVWDDVKYVRSLQLIEDFIYLLNLNAINEKQMIEELDKWRKNGTSFLQGYTISLELVNEIRQKQQVLVEYAKVISKTADIEFAKVHGALIDIGETLRQYDNRISTLENTVATQGKTLQEYGSANDADIPEIERWKQKSKDFIKTDIFTDILGIIKDNHGVLLTGVSGMGKTLTAQNIALQLCQLEGYSIVPCNTVKDIKTRYRDNVRQVFFVDDICGKYTANIKYIENWMRIKEFVNCILCKGLTKILATCRTEIVEQENVKETLTSFLELFDLTRNYSAEDKMKLARKYLKVDDEMFTDIIKKVEFSPLMCFLYSKHDGFNLNELLNSPLKTFSDEWDTLKTFDKEKLCVLLLSVIYNGTIKETMFDVLNDFDKEEKRKLKNIFECCNLGRDTPRSAIKDKLNACVGTYFTTVDREYKVIHDKMFDFLCDYFGKALIAPILKYADDKLICDRVQLESIKQTHGEFTIIVHSTDEQKYLDRLKMDLKNRKLHWCLNNAQMKYKEYRIMFRDIIKDLDIDLIRNLINIKDDNGINCFIISCLRGYDELVEFFITVGADVDGQIGFFTPLTAACQAGHLKTVEILLKGRSNIDGANTEGETPLYTACVGGYYSLVNFLIEKEADINKQNKYRRTPLYATCLMGHVAIVSLLVNKGKNVFHNKDSLIAASLGVNDTIVEKLISNDCCVNTVDMNGKTALFIACEEGYTEIVKLLIENNADIYKVDSEGKTPLHAACCVGNNDIVSMLMSKDLDLNMFDLDLETPLHKACRKGSIDVISNLLAFGADIYKTNRDVHTPAHIAKTEGSIVDVRILKALEEKEIEQTEEQNLTPKNKNKVTSDLIQYGWTPLYEACINGDIDTVKLLIRNRADVNMKTDSDEMPLVAACQQGHGFLIQMLIDKGADVDDALCCAAHKGYDRTIKILLHKGGNIGYKGVNGKSLLSLAWEQGSTKAVKFLLEKGADFREIDVKGKTLMHDACNTGSVDLVQILLDKGLDLIICDKNGRYPLADSVKKGFNDLSKFLIKQRCPIATSEEDIETAMMSVFKSGNKELLKLLVENGYTANLSHLMKMFYTMHAS from the exons ATGGCTACACAAGCACCAACTCCTATACAGAGTTCAGTTTCAGCTGATTTGGAAAGAGAACTACGTGAAATACAAACTTCATCACATACAG GTCAACAATTAAACTTAGATGACAACAAGAAAAGATGGCTTGTGGTTGGAATTTGTTTGCACGATATTTTATCGCCATCTTTGAGAATATATGTGGACCCCGTTGTTAAAACGCTTTACAACGCACTCAAACGCTCTGATCAGATCGACATTCAAACACAGACAAAATACCTACGAAAATATGGTGCGACAAATATCTACCTCAATTATGAGGCAATCAATAACAACAAGGCAACTCATGGTTTTCGTTCACTTCTCTATGATTACAAAGTACAGAATGCTGTTGATTTGTCAAAGTTGTTCCTTCAGACACACATGTCCCATTATACAGCGTTTGATGAAGCTTGTGATTCTTCGGCTTTGCTTGGGATGATTAACAAGATAGACAAGTTTCCTTTAATTGTTCAGACGGCTGCAAATGAT GTCAGATCTACGGTTAGAAATGAGTGGGCTCACTGTAACTTCACAGTCTGGGATGATGTGAAGTACGTCAGGTCACTACAGCTAATTGAAGACTTCATTTATCTTCTGAACTTGAATGCAATTAATGAAAAGCAGATGATTGAGGAATTAGACAAATGGAGAAAAAATG GAACAAGTTTCTTGCAAGGTTATACCATTAGCTTAGAACTAGTCAATGAAATTAGACAGAAACAACAGGTACTTGTGGAATATGCTAAAGTTATATCAAAGACTGCTGATATAGAATTTGCAAAAGTACACGGAGCGCTGATAGATATAGGGGAAACTCTCAGACAGTATGACAACAGAATATCAACTCTTGAGAAT acAGTTGCTACACAAGGGAAGACATTACAGGAATATGGATCAGCAAATG ATGCTGATATTCCTGAAATTGAACGGTGGAAGCAGAAAAGTAAAGATTTTATCAAAACAGATATATTCACAGATATATTAGGAATCATAAAAGACAACCATGGCGTACTTTTGACAGGAGTATCTGGAATGGGAAAGACCCTGACAGCACAGAATATAGCATTGCAGTTATGTCAGTTAGAGGGGTATTCGATAGTTCCCTGCAATACTGTGAAGGATATCAAAACGCGATATAGAGATAATGTTCGTCAGGTGTTTTTTGTTGATGACATATGTGGAAAATATACAGCAAACATCAAGTATATTGAAAACTGGATGAGAATCAAAGAATTTGTAAACTGTATTTTATGTAAGGGTCTGACAAAAATTTTAGCCACTTGTCGTACTGAAATTGTCGAACAGGAAAACGTAAAAGAAACATTAACATCTTTTCTGGAACTGTTCGATTTGACAAGGAACTATTCAGCTGAAGATAAAATGAAACTAGCTAGAAAATATCTGAAAGTGGATGACGAAATGTTTACAGATATTATAAAAAAGGTTGAGTTCTCGCCGTTAATGTGCTTTCTCTACTCTAAGCATGACGGATTCAATCTTAATGAATTGCTAAACAGTCCTTTGAAAACGTTTTCTGATGAATGGGATACTTTGAAAACGTTTGACAAAGAGAAATTATGTGTCTTATTACTAAGTGTAATATACAATGGCACAATCAAAGAAACTATGTTTGATGTTCTAAACGATTTTGACAAAGAGGAAAAAAGgaaactaaaaaatatttttgaatgttgCAATTTAGGTCGAGACACCCCTCGGTCCGCAATTAAAGACAAACTAAACGCTTGTGTTGGCACTTACTTTACTACAGTAGATAGAGAATACAAAGTTATACACgataaaatgtttgattttttatgtGATTATTTTGGTAAAGCTTTAATCGCACCTATTCTTAAATatgcagatgacaaattaatatGTGACCGTGTACAACTAGAGTCAATAAAACAGACCCATGGTGAGTTTACAATAATCGTTCATTCGACTGATGAGCAGAAATACTTAGATAGGCTTAAAATGGAccttaaaaatagaaaattacatTGGTGTTTGAACAAtgcgcaaatgaaatataaagaatacaggATTATGTTTCGAGATATCATTAAAGATTTAGATATAGACTTGATTAGGAATTTGATCAACATCAAGGACGACAATGGGATTAATTGCTTCATTATTTCATGTTTACGTGGTTATGATGAGCTTGTTGAATTTTTTATTACTGTTGGAGCTGATGTTGACGGTCAGATTGGATTTTTCACACCATTAACAGCTGCGTGTCAGGCTGGACACTTGAAGACTGTTGAAATTCTACTAAAAGGAAGATCAAACATAGACGGTGCTAATACTGAAGGTGAAACACCACTGTATACTGCTTGTGTTGGAGGCTATTACAGTTTGGTTAACTTTCTCATAGAAAAAGAAGCCgacattaacaaacaaaataaataccgTCGCACACCTTTGTACGCTACGTGTTTAATGGGTCATGTAGCCATAGTTAGCCTTTTGGTTAATAAAGGGAAAAACGTTTTCCATAATAAAGATTCACTTATAGCTGCCTCCTTAGGTGTTAACGACACAATAGTTgaaaaacttatttcaaatgaCTGCTGTGTAAATACTGTCGATATGAATGGCAAAACTGCTTTATTTATTGCATGCGAGGAAGGCTATACTGAAATAGTGAAGTTGCTTATTGAGAATAATGCTGACATTTATAAAGTCGACAGTGAGGGTAAGACGCCACTACATGCCGCATGTTGCGTTGGAAACAATGATATAGTCAGCATGCTGATGAGTAAAGATTTAGATTTGAACATGTTTGATTTAGATTTAGAAACTCCTTTACATAAAGCATGTAGGAAAGGCTCTATAGACGTAATATCAAACCTGTTGGCTTTTGGAGCAGATATTTACAAGACAAATAGAGACGTACATACTCCTGCACATATAGCAAAAACAGAGGGTAGCATTGTGGATGTACGCATTTTAAAAGCTTTAGAggaaaaagaaatagaacaaACTGAAGAGCAAAATTTAAccccaaaaaacaaaaataaagtaacAAGCGATTTGATACAGTATGGGTGGACTCCTTTATATGAAGCATGTATTAATGGCGACATAGACACTGTCAAATTACTCATCAGAAACAGGGCAGATGTGAACATGAAAACAGACTCTGATGAAATGCCTTTGGTTGCTGCTTGTCAACAAGGCCATGGCTTCTTAATACAAATGTTAATTGACAAAGGAGCTGACGTGGATGATGCCTTGTGTTGTGCTGCTCATAAAGGCTATGATAGAACGATTAAAATTCTGTTACATAAAGGTGGAAATATTGGCTATAAAGGAGTTAATGGGAAATCGCTTTTGTCATTGGCCTGGGAACAAGGTTCTACTAAGGCAGTCAAatttcttttagaaaaaggtGCGGATTTTAGAGAAATAGATGTGAAGGGGAAAACTTTGATGCATGATGCATGCAATACAGGTAGCGTTGATTTAGTGCAGATTCTATTAGACAAGGGCTTAGATCTTATCATTTGTGATAAAAACGGAAGATATCCTCTTGCGGATTCAGTGAAGAAGGGTTTTAatgatttatcaaaatttttaattaaacaacGTTGCCCTATAGCAACATCAGAAGAAGATATAGAAACAGCTATGATGTCGGTTTTTAAGAGTGGAAATAAAGAGCTGTTAAAGTTGCTTGTAGAGAACGGTTATACTGCAAACTTATCACAtttaatgaaaatgttttatACCATGCATGCAAGTTAG